In Candidatus Goldiibacteriota bacterium, a single genomic region encodes these proteins:
- a CDS encoding NTP transferase domain-containing protein: protein MKGIILAGGLGTRLHPLTRITNKHLLPVYDKPMIYYPIQMLVNAGIEDIMVVTGGSNSGDFLRLLGNGKEFGLKRLHYGYQDGEGGIADALRTAQEFVGNDKMVVVLGDNIIEKNIKKAAADFKKQKKGAKIILKEVDNPKEYGVAEVVNGKVKRIIEKPKDPVSNLAVIGIYFYPPEVFNIIGKLKPSKRGELEITDVNNAYINRKMMTHDVLDGWWMDSGESKDALLEANILVKKSGANKI from the coding sequence ATGAAAGGGATAATTCTGGCCGGGGGGCTTGGTACAAGGCTTCATCCCCTTACAAGAATCACCAATAAACACTTACTGCCGGTTTATGATAAGCCGATGATATATTACCCTATTCAGATGCTTGTAAACGCGGGGATTGAAGATATTATGGTGGTAACGGGCGGGAGTAATTCGGGGGATTTTTTACGGCTTCTGGGAAACGGAAAAGAGTTTGGATTAAAGCGCCTTCATTATGGTTATCAGGACGGCGAAGGCGGGATAGCAGACGCTTTACGGACCGCGCAGGAATTTGTGGGAAATGATAAAATGGTGGTTGTGCTTGGGGATAATATAATTGAAAAGAACATAAAAAAAGCAGCCGCGGATTTTAAGAAACAGAAAAAGGGCGCGAAAATAATCCTTAAAGAAGTTGATAATCCAAAAGAATACGGCGTGGCTGAAGTGGTTAACGGGAAAGTTAAAAGAATCATAGAAAAACCCAAAGACCCTGTTTCTAACCTTGCTGTTATCGGTATATATTTTTACCCGCCGGAAGTTTTTAATATAATAGGAAAATTAAAACCCAGCAAAAGGGGAGAACTTGAAATTACCGACGTAAACAACGCCTACATAAACAGAAAGATGATGACCCATGATGTGCTTGACGGATGGTGGATGGACAGCGGTGAATCTAAAGACGCGCTTTTGGAAGCAAACATACTTGTGAAAAAAAGCGGCGCGAATAAAATATAA
- a CDS encoding dTDP-4-dehydrorhamnose 3,5-epimerase family protein → MIDGVKIKQLKVMCDERGRLAEMMRNDDEMFIKFGQVYMTTVMPGVTKAWHYHKKQFDSFVCVRGMIKLVLYDSREGSKTKGEINEFFIGEHNMQMVQIPNNVYHGFKGASEYEAIIINTPTETYNPKEPDEFRLPAHGSEIPYDWSRKDR, encoded by the coding sequence ATGATTGACGGAGTGAAGATAAAACAGCTTAAGGTAATGTGTGATGAACGCGGCAGGCTTGCCGAAATGATGCGCAATGACGATGAGATGTTTATAAAATTCGGGCAGGTATATATGACAACTGTAATGCCCGGTGTAACCAAGGCGTGGCATTACCATAAAAAGCAGTTTGACAGTTTTGTATGCGTGCGCGGCATGATAAAGCTTGTGCTTTATGATTCACGTGAAGGTTCAAAGACAAAAGGCGAAATAAACGAATTTTTTATAGGCGAACATAATATGCAGATGGTGCAGATTCCCAATAATGTTTATCACGGGTTTAAAGGGGCTTCGGAATATGAAGCAATTATAATCAATACCCCCACGGAAACATACAACCCGAAAGAACCGGACGAATTCAGGCTGCCCGCGCACGGAAGCGAAATACCGTACGACTGGAGCAGGAAAGATCGGTAG
- the rfbB gene encoding dTDP-glucose 4,6-dehydratase: protein MKILITGGAGFIGSCFTRLMLKKYPKYKITVFDALTYASNPDTITEFKNYPNFSFIKGDIRDVAAVDKAVAGVDAVVHFAAESHVDRSILDPGVFVDTNVRGTMNMLEAAKKHGVKRFVHISTDEVYGSVKKGKSVETDMLEPTSPYAASKTASDLIALAYFKTFNLPVIVTRSSNNFGPFQHPEKFIPLFITNAIEGKELPLYGDGKQVRNWIYVEDNCAALETVFRKGKPGEVYNVGGNVEEPNILVAKTIIKQLKKPVSIMKFVKDRLAHDRRYALSSAKIKKLGWKPKHTFTEALKLTINWYVINKNWWSALKGKAFKDYFKKAYK from the coding sequence TTGAAAATATTAATCACAGGCGGAGCGGGATTTATCGGCAGTTGTTTTACACGTCTTATGCTTAAGAAGTATCCGAAATATAAAATCACGGTTTTTGACGCGCTGACTTATGCTTCAAACCCGGACACCATAACCGAATTTAAAAACTATCCAAATTTCTCATTTATTAAAGGCGACATCCGTGATGTTGCGGCTGTTGACAAGGCGGTTGCGGGTGTTGATGCCGTTGTACATTTTGCGGCGGAATCCCATGTGGACCGTTCTATTCTTGACCCGGGTGTTTTTGTTGATACAAACGTTCGCGGCACAATGAACATGCTTGAGGCCGCGAAAAAACACGGCGTTAAAAGGTTTGTTCATATCTCCACTGATGAAGTTTACGGCAGCGTAAAGAAAGGCAAGTCTGTGGAAACAGACATGCTTGAACCCACAAGCCCTTACGCTGCGTCCAAAACCGCGTCTGACCTTATCGCGCTTGCTTATTTTAAAACATTCAATCTTCCGGTTATTGTCACAAGAAGTTCAAATAACTTTGGACCTTTTCAGCACCCGGAAAAATTCATTCCTCTTTTTATTACCAACGCGATAGAAGGAAAAGAACTTCCGCTTTACGGCGACGGGAAACAGGTTCGCAACTGGATATACGTGGAAGACAACTGCGCCGCCCTTGAAACGGTATTCAGAAAAGGAAAGCCCGGCGAGGTTTATAACGTGGGCGGAAACGTGGAAGAACCCAATATACTTGTGGCAAAGACCATAATCAAGCAGCTTAAAAAGCCCGTGTCCATCATGAAGTTTGTTAAAGACAGGCTTGCCCATGACAGGCGTTACGCGCTGTCGTCAGCTAAAATTAAAAAGCTTGGCTGGAAGCCAAAGCACACATTTACCGAAGCTTTAAAACTTACAATCAACTGGTATGTAATAAATAAGAACTGGTGGTCCGCGTTAAAAGGCAAAGCGTTTAAGGATTATTTTAAGAAAGCATATAAGTAA
- the rfbD gene encoding dTDP-4-dehydrorhamnose reductase has product MKVAIFGGTGLLGSDVKKVCDETYAVSALSSKDVDITDLGEVLEYMAKKEPHVVINCAAITDVDACEKDNDHAMKVNAIGPKNIAIACKEHGARMIHISTDYVFDGTKNEPYTEFDTPNPCNFYGKTKLEGERFVREILGDGVILRTAWVFGERRNHFVDYVVNGVNKGDEIIAVKDMVSSPTFSLDLAELIKFMITSKECGVFHASNKGYCSRVEMVEEIIKIMHKPGKVKVVNQSQWKRDAKRPAFSALRNYHLGLIDKDIMPGWRDALKRYIRAKFGE; this is encoded by the coding sequence ATGAAAGTAGCTATTTTTGGCGGTACAGGCCTTTTAGGTTCGGATGTAAAAAAAGTATGCGATGAAACATACGCGGTAAGCGCGCTTTCAAGCAAGGACGTGGATATAACAGACCTTGGCGAAGTTCTTGAATACATGGCAAAAAAAGAACCGCATGTGGTTATAAACTGCGCCGCTATCACAGATGTTGACGCGTGTGAAAAAGATAATGACCACGCGATGAAAGTAAACGCTATTGGCCCTAAAAATATCGCGATAGCCTGCAAAGAACACGGCGCCCGTATGATTCACATAAGCACTGATTATGTTTTTGACGGGACAAAAAACGAACCATATACCGAATTTGACACCCCAAACCCGTGTAATTTTTACGGTAAAACAAAACTTGAAGGCGAAAGGTTTGTAAGGGAGATACTGGGAGACGGGGTAATTTTAAGGACGGCGTGGGTGTTTGGCGAAAGGCGCAACCATTTTGTGGATTACGTTGTAAACGGCGTTAATAAAGGCGATGAAATTATAGCGGTAAAAGATATGGTAAGCTCCCCAACTTTTTCGCTGGACCTGGCGGAACTTATAAAATTTATGATTACGTCAAAAGAGTGCGGTGTCTTTCACGCTTCCAATAAAGGATATTGTTCGCGCGTGGAGATGGTGGAAGAGATAATAAAAATAATGCACAAACCCGGCAAGGTTAAAGTGGTAAACCAGAGTCAGTGGAAAAGGGACGCTAAAAGGCCGGCTTTTTCCGCTTTAAGAAATTATCACTTAGGATTGATTGACAAGGATATAATGCCGGGATGGCGCGATGCGCTTAAAAGGTATATAAGGGCGAAGTTTGGGGAATAA
- a CDS encoding SDR family NAD(P)-dependent oxidoreductase, whose translation MKILITGGAGFIGANAAERFLKQGHDVYVFDNLSRRGTDWNLSMLKKYKNLTFIKGDTRIYDDLLKVFKKNKDFDVVLHYAAQVAVTTSVTDPREDFEINALGTFNLLEAIRNTKADPVVIYSSTNKVYGGMTDIKIVEKKGKYAYRDYPKGISEGRLLDFHSPYGCSKGTADQYMIDYCRIYGIRTVVFRQSCIYGYRQFGIEDQGWVAWFTIAATLGKTISIYGDGKQVRDVLFIDDLIDAYEAAIKNIDKVKGQAFNIGGGPKNTMSLLELLAFLEKFFGRKIPTKFGPWRPGDQPVFVCDIAKAKKMLKWQPKTSPEQGVRKLYDWVKEHKNLFTDIG comes from the coding sequence GTGAAAATATTAATTACAGGCGGGGCGGGGTTTATTGGCGCTAATGCCGCGGAGCGGTTTTTAAAACAAGGCCACGATGTGTACGTGTTTGACAACCTGTCGCGCAGGGGTACGGACTGGAACCTTTCAATGTTAAAAAAATATAAAAACCTGACATTCATAAAAGGCGATACCCGTATATATGATGACCTTTTAAAAGTCTTTAAAAAGAACAAAGATTTTGACGTGGTGCTGCACTACGCGGCGCAGGTGGCGGTTACCACTTCTGTCACTGACCCGCGCGAGGATTTTGAAATTAACGCGCTTGGCACTTTCAATCTGCTGGAAGCCATAAGAAACACAAAAGCAGACCCTGTGGTTATTTACTCTTCCACTAACAAAGTTTACGGCGGAATGACCGATATTAAGATAGTTGAAAAAAAAGGCAAATACGCTTACAGGGATTACCCAAAAGGCATAAGCGAAGGCAGGCTCTTGGATTTTCACTCCCCCTACGGGTGCAGCAAGGGAACCGCGGATCAGTACATGATAGATTACTGCAGGATATACGGCATAAGGACAGTTGTGTTCCGGCAGAGCTGTATTTACGGCTACCGCCAGTTTGGCATAGAAGACCAGGGATGGGTGGCATGGTTTACCATTGCCGCAACACTTGGCAAGACAATATCAATTTACGGCGACGGCAAACAGGTGCGCGATGTATTGTTCATAGATGATTTAATTGACGCGTATGAAGCGGCGATTAAAAACATAGATAAAGTAAAAGGGCAGGCCTTTAATATCGGCGGCGGGCCCAAAAACACAATGTCGCTTCTGGAACTTCTGGCATTTCTGGAAAAATTCTTCGGCAGAAAGATACCGACAAAGTTTGGGCCGTGGCGCCCGGGAGACCAGCCTGTTTTTGTCTGTGATATAGCAAAGGCAAAAAAGATGTTAAAGTGGCAGCCTAAAACCTCCCCCGAGCAGGGTGTAAGAAAACTTTACGATTGGGTGAAAGAACACAAGAACCTGTTTACTGATATAGGATAA
- a CDS encoding glycosyltransferase family 4 protein → MKILFVSHSSVLEYHQQKLCLMAEKFGVQIVLVTPPYWPEGGIDAPVYTGNTSITYETGKVVQFKNHLMHFYLNASEIIKKYNPDIVYLEEDAFIPACAQFIKAAKKAGKKTVFFTWENIHRGYNFIYNKIERYCLKNADAAVAGNKEGADILKVKGFINSVEVIPQYGLNVNDFSPACGFGGGIKEVVYIGRLIEEKGIDTLIEAVSKVKGINLNLIGTGDEEYVNALKSSAAKYNVSERVIFHGFMDRARLNAFIKNMQVLVLPSITTHGWKEQFGRVLIEAFASKIAVIGSDSGEIPNVIADAGLIFREGNPFGLAEAIEKLNNKELYNALIEKGYKRVCENYTNEIIAGKIIALCKALL, encoded by the coding sequence TTGAAAATACTTTTTGTATCGCACAGCTCGGTTCTTGAATATCACCAGCAGAAGCTGTGTCTGATGGCGGAAAAATTTGGCGTACAAATTGTGCTTGTAACCCCTCCTTACTGGCCGGAAGGCGGAATAGACGCGCCTGTTTATACGGGCAATACATCCATAACGTATGAAACCGGGAAAGTGGTACAGTTTAAAAACCACCTTATGCATTTTTACCTTAACGCGTCCGAAATAATAAAAAAATACAATCCGGATATTGTTTACCTTGAAGAGGATGCTTTTATCCCCGCCTGCGCGCAGTTTATAAAAGCCGCGAAAAAAGCGGGCAAAAAAACCGTATTTTTCACCTGGGAAAACATCCACCGCGGCTACAACTTTATCTACAATAAAATAGAGCGATATTGCCTTAAAAACGCGGATGCGGCGGTGGCAGGCAATAAAGAAGGCGCCGACATTCTTAAAGTAAAAGGTTTTATAAACTCTGTTGAAGTAATACCGCAGTACGGTTTAAATGTTAATGATTTTTCTCCGGCTTGCGGTTTTGGCGGAGGTATTAAAGAAGTTGTATATATAGGAAGGCTTATAGAAGAAAAAGGAATAGACACGCTTATTGAAGCGGTGTCAAAGGTTAAAGGTATTAACTTAAATCTTATAGGTACCGGAGATGAAGAATATGTAAACGCGCTTAAAAGCTCCGCCGCAAAGTATAATGTATCAGAGCGGGTTATTTTTCACGGGTTTATGGACAGAGCGCGGCTTAACGCGTTTATAAAAAATATGCAGGTGCTTGTGCTGCCGTCAATTACCACTCATGGCTGGAAAGAACAGTTTGGCAGGGTATTGATAGAGGCGTTCGCTTCAAAAATAGCCGTAATCGGCTCTGACTCCGGTGAAATACCAAATGTCATAGCAGACGCAGGCCTTATTTTCAGGGAAGGCAACCCTTTTGGCCTTGCCGAGGCAATAGAAAAATTAAATAATAAAGAGTTATATAACGCGCTTATTGAAAAGGGATACAAACGGGTATGCGAAAATTATACAAATGAAATAATAGCGGGGAAGATAATAGCGCTGTGTAAAGCGCTGCTGTAA
- a CDS encoding ComF family protein, with amino-acid sequence MKFVNGLLSLFYPTQCANCGRYIKDFQYGYVCPSCYKSIKPIGKNYCKVCGISLPSKHVDKCGPCRVNKRHFDYARSAGAYEGALRALIHSLKFHQKTKAGKVIARYVMNNADVDLTGFVFVPVPVSRLTGAERGYNQSEVLAKEVAKLSGNKVINALIKVKETQQQRFLEREDRAKNVKGAFKVSCDVTGMPIALVDDVATTCATLNEAARVLKKSGAGKVICLTAARTL; translated from the coding sequence ATGAAGTTTGTAAACGGGCTTTTAAGCCTTTTTTATCCCACACAATGCGCAAACTGCGGCAGGTATATAAAGGATTTTCAATACGGGTATGTCTGCCCTTCCTGTTACAAGTCCATAAAACCAATCGGTAAAAACTACTGTAAAGTATGCGGTATTTCACTGCCTTCAAAACACGTGGATAAATGCGGGCCATGCAGGGTGAATAAACGGCACTTTGATTACGCGCGCTCCGCCGGCGCGTACGAAGGCGCGCTTAGGGCGCTTATACACTCCCTGAAATTTCATCAGAAAACCAAAGCCGGTAAAGTGATTGCGCGATATGTTATGAATAATGCGGATGTGGATTTAACCGGATTTGTTTTTGTACCTGTACCGGTAAGCAGGTTAACAGGGGCGGAACGCGGTTATAATCAAAGCGAAGTGCTGGCAAAAGAGGTGGCAAAGCTAAGCGGCAATAAAGTAATTAACGCTTTGATAAAGGTAAAAGAGACGCAGCAGCAGAGGTTTCTGGAAAGGGAAGACAGGGCAAAAAACGTAAAGGGCGCGTTTAAAGTTTCGTGTGACGTAACAGGCATGCCAATCGCGCTGGTTGATGACGTCGCCACCACATGTGCCACGTTAAACGAGGCCGCACGCGTGTTAAAAAAATCCGGCGCGGGGAAAGTGATATGTTTAACGGCGGCAAGAACTTTGTAA